The genomic window TAAACTTAAAATACTGGCAGTTCAAAGACAATATTTCCATAGCCTCAAAAAATCCAACGTTTACATACTGTATCTCAGTAGTTTGCACTGCAACAAAGCATAGCGAGTACATGGAAGAGAATCGATCATCATGGGCAACGATGAGGACACTGAAGACGATCCAGATGGTAAAGACATTGGCAGTAAATAAAAGATGTAATGAGCAGTATGTGTACGAACATCGTGTATTACAAAATGCAACAGTGATGACAAGAAACAGTACTGGTTCATTACCATCGCGGAGTAGTTGTGTGCACACTGAGAGATGACGACAAATAAAACTTAAATCAAAAATGCTTAATAAATGCAAGGATAATTTCACcaacaataaaattataatGCCGAAACGAAAGAGTTGAAGCATTCAAAATAATTAGCTTTTGAAAAGAACAAGTTGCAGTATGGTATGGTTACCACTGGTCAGATCATCTCTACGATTAAAGAGGTTTAGCAATAAACTCACTCACCTTCCTGttgtggacaaacaaataatggCTCCAGCGTTAGTCTCAAATGAAGCTGAAACGGCTGCAATTGCAATAGCAACCACATTATCTCTGATGAGGGCATAGTTTCTCTTGATATCATCAAACACATGACTACATGTAATCAAAACATAACATCATCACTACTTgaatgcaagcacacacacacacacacacacacacacacacacacacatgcacgcacatgcacacacatacacacacacgtgcacacacatacacacacacgtgcacacatgcacacacacacacacacacgcacacacacacgcatgcacacacacccatgcacacacacacacacacacgagagagagagagagagagagagagagagagagagagagagagagagagagagagagagagagagagagagagagagagagagagagagagagagagagagagagagagagagagagagagagagagaaacacacacacatgcgcgcgcgcgcacacacagtACAAAATGTGGCCAAAAACTTGGCTAAATACGAATGTTCATCATATACAAGCAAAATATCAATTCAGAATGCTTCATTCTCCTTTATCATCCAGTACTTGAACATTCACATTAGAGATAGCACATCACAATTCACCATAACAAATTAAAACAGCACATAGTAATGCACTCCTGACATACAATAGTACCAACCGATGAAACAGTGCAGCTTCAGCTTCACGACTGATGTTGTGCATCATCTTAACAGACTGCACTGGGTATTTGCCTACATCAACACAAATTATAGTATGCCACTAATACCAATAACTAGTAAATCAGCTGTTGTATTCTTGTTTCAAAGCTATGACCATTCAAATTTTAGATTGTCCATAGTGGTTATGTGAGTGTAAAATGGCAACAATACATATAGACTTTTGTGAGACTCTATACGCCTACCTTTAGCTGTTTCTCCGCTGAGCATAATGCAATCTACTCCATCAAGCACAGCATTTGCTACATCTGATCCTTCTGCCCTTGTAGGACGTGGATTATTGATCATGCTGTCGAGCATTTGGGTAGCACAAATGACAGGCTTTCCGGCCTTGATGCATCGCCCCACCATCATCTTCTGAGCAAGGAACACCTTCTGTGCAGGAATTTCAATACCAAGATCACCACGTGCAACCATTATGCCATCACTGGCATTCAAGATTTCGTTGAAATTCCTCATTCCTTCATGGTTCTCGATCtgagcattaattaaacacaaaataaaGCAATCAATCAATACAGCATTAAGTTATTGTTAATGCAATTAATTCCTTTTCTAGCAAATTAGAGGTATAAAAGACATGAAGTGATTGGTATATCATAATGCAAAGATGCCACAATTCAAAGAGCAGATAAATGATGTATTAGCAATTGTACACACAGTAAACACTCACCCCCACaatcacgcacgcacgcacgcacacacacacacacacacacacacacaatcacacacacacacacacacacacacacacacacacacacacacacacacatacacacaatcacacacacacccacaatcacacacacacacacacacacacacacacacacacacacacacacacacacacacactattagCCGCATATTTCTAATCAATGATAAAATCTAAGTGCCACTAACCTTAGAAATAATCAGAATGTCCTTTCCTTTCTCGCCAAGAACAGTCCTCACCTGATGAACATCGTCTGCTTTACGAATAAACGACGCAAACACCATATCAACATCTTGCTCCACACCAAAGCACAGATCTCGGCGATCTTGCTCAGAGATGGCAGGCAAGTCAACATTAGCATGAGGAAGATTAACTCCCTTGCGACTGCCCAGCATTCCACCGTTATCAATTTCACACAACAGGTAGTCAGCACCCTAAACCAACAACATGCTGGTAAGACACGAAAATGTCAATACCAAACAACAATTGAGTTACGTGACACAAAAAAATTCATTAGCAAATTAATACACTGTCAAACTCTGAACACTGGTAACTACTGTAGATTATGATCCAATCGCAATAAATCCAACACACATCTGAAGGTCGATTTGATCCACATTGGATAGCGATCAGTTGAACCCAATTAGAAATaatgggcgttaccttcataCTGTATATGCTACGAGTGTAGTAGGACTCTCACTGACCTTACGTCACTGGAttaacgctttccacaagcaaagaaaccacatgtacacatcgatcatcagtcacgtgatactgaAAAAAAGGCGGAGGTAGTGTTTAGAAAGTGGAGTGTAGACACTCGCTATCCCAATAGGATTGCGATCGGATGGTGATCCACTCTGGTCTAGGTGGACACAGATTAAACTTCTAAAAGCCCATTCAATTGACAGTTAGCACCCATAGCTGCAACAGAAGTATTTCCAATTGATCAACTGAGTTATGGatttaatttgtaattaaaatCTCACAAAGTTCATCAATGACTGATCATGTATGTTTATCCATGGACACTTTTGTCAGAGCCATGATCATAAAACTAATGTCGAATTACAGTGTTACCAGATACATTGTCATAAATTCATGTGAGATGACACTACAGTATATCCTCGTTTATATGTCTTTCCTTATCTGACCTTCACATAAGAAATCTGACCTTCATCGTCCCGTAGATACAATCTTAATCATCTAACACAAATTATGTAGTGACCTTGTAGCATGCTGACAGCACAGGAAAATGCAACTGCCAAGAAACCTACGAGTGTAGCCCTCAGAATACATCAGTAACTAAAAATTCTTCAATAGTTGGAGACATCAACCTGTACTGCACCAAGTAGCTGCTTTCAAACAAGCACAGAGAATCACTCTTCGTGCTACATACATTAACTCgtggcccattctctgcttctgtggctggctggaccGTAtgcttcctgcaggaagatactagGCCTTGTATCcttctttcagcaagttttaatatttggtgagagttccccttAAGTGTTTTAGACACTACATTGCACTATtaaatacaacaatatacaTTCATTTAATGAATTTAATGTACACCTTTTCTTTCACTACGACAGACATAAGGCCATCATCAATGTAGATAGTGCCACCAACGTCAACGACCTTCACAATGTTCTTGTAGTCAACATACACACTATCCGCTGTCCCACTCTCTTTCATTTTGGGATCAGTCATGAGCTTGATACGATTGCCTCGTTTTAGTTCAACCTCAGCAGAGCCACCCTAAAACATAAGATACAAAATATACAATCAAATTGCTCTTATAAAACAACTATGACCAACTAAATGGTACACAACAGGCTGGACATTTTACAAACACGCTCAAAAGCATCTTAGCACATCCAAATACCAGCAAAGATGCACACGAGTGCAACCAACTGTGCACAAACatgaacacagacacacatgtacatcatgacatgcacatgcacatacacaaacacacacacacacacacacacacacacacacacacacacacgcacacacacacacacacacacacacacacacacacacacacacacacacacacacacacaagtcaaACAACTTACTCCTTCTAATAGCCCCAATCTGATCTCTGGTCCTTTCGTGTCCAAAGCAATAGCAACAGTCTTCTGTAATGCGCTTGCAACCTTCCTCACCATTGCAATTGTCTCAGCATGATACTGCACACAATGAGTAACATAATAACTATCAGTAGCATAACGATTAATCATACAGAAAACTATATAGCCACACCAAATGCTTATAGCTTAAAATCTCAAACTCAGCTACTTGTGTGTAGTGATGTCTGATCTTTACTGGAATATTCCAATATCCCTGCAGTTATGTCTTCTTCCCTCACCATTTAAGTATTTAATATTAAAGTTACAATGATAAACTCCAAAGAGCCACCATAGTCAGGTTCAGTGGTGCTCCAATGCTAGTTGCAAGTGACCAATCAACCTGCTGATGTCTTTCAACTCTCTACAAGCGTAAAACACAATGAGAGCTAAGGAGCTTATGCTTGCAAAGATTGGCTGAAATCTAAAGATCATGTACATAAAATGCAGAtagaaaataaacaaacaacacacacacacacacacacacacacacacacacacacacacacacacactactcgCTGCCATGGATCTGACTCTTGTACTGTCAGACCTTGTTATTCCAAACACATTGGTCTGGCTGCTTTTTGTCAGATTAGCGAGGGTGTCAGATTATCGGATAATCTGACATCAAACCTCATTATCTAAGTTATCGGACTAATAAAGGAAACGTAAGAATGAAGCTCTTAATCTGCTGATAAAACTCCTAATAACATGATTacttaaaatacaaatcaattCTACGTTGCTGTGCGTCTACAACACTAATATGTTGCAGTTTGTAATATGTTTCTCCGTGCGTCAGAGATAATCGCATTCTTGGCTTGCATATCGCCAAACCACAAAGATAGAGCTCTCTCTAGGTCAGAGTGGTTGCCTTGCCTGTGCTGTTTCATGTAACTAATCTCCTTTGATATTGTCAACAATTTCTCCTTTGATTTCAAAACTTCGCTGATCATTGACCTCCCAAGACACGTCCCACTTTGACTTGAAATGCTTGACAATCATTTCTTGGGTAGACTTCGGATTTTCTTGCTTGTAAATACAGATTTGGCGCTTCTGCTCTCCAGAGAGATCCCCGCGTCTCCGCTTGGCAGCCATGCGTGCAATACGTGCAATGCAAATATGACATTGCGCATGTATTTGTCGGATTAGCTAGCGATATTTTGTGTCATAGTCGGAATCCAAGTGTCGGACAAATGAGACCAAATCCAATACAAAGAGATCCATGTAAATAGGTTTTACGTACATCTGTGTCAGAAAGTGCGGGTTTCAGAGTATCAAGTGTCGGAATAACGAGGTTTGACTCTACTGTGTCACTAGGGTTGGGGAAGGCCATCAGAAGTGGTCTGGCCT from Corticium candelabrum chromosome 12, ooCorCand1.1, whole genome shotgun sequence includes these protein-coding regions:
- the LOC134187561 gene encoding pyruvate kinase PKM-like; protein product: MSHGDSPEARRPSGSDSRASQQDSQEAATLLEHLCKLDIYSAPKSNRLTSIICTLGPASRNESVLTELIKPAYMNIARLNFSHGTHQYHAETIAMVRKVASALQKTVAIALDTKGPEIRLGLLEGGGSAEVELKRGNRIKLMTDPKMKESGTADSVYVDYKNIVKVVDVGGTIYIDDGLMSVVVKEKGADYLLCEIDNGGMLGSRKGVNLPHANVDLPAISEQDRRDLCFGVEQDVDMVFASFIRKADDVHQVRTVLGEKGKDILIISKIENHEGMRNFNEILNASDGIMVARGDLGIEIPAQKVFLAQKMMVGRCIKAGKPVICATQMLDSMINNPRPTRAEGSDVANAVLDGVDCIMLSGETAKGKYPVQSVKMMHNISREAEAALFHRHVFDDIKRNYALIRDNVVAIAIAAVSASFETNAGAIICLSTTGRTAKILSNFRPHSGVLTVTRDQRVARQIHLWRGCYSLYYDKPTIQPWEEDVEARVQWGISQGKVRGVLHKGSKVIVVQGFRPGPHSTNTIRILECD